A stretch of the Actinomycetota bacterium genome encodes the following:
- a CDS encoding DNA-3-methyladenine glycosylase 2 family protein has translation MTRIALAAAVEEAAARDPVLSNLVSLVGVVKHRPRNADGPFGALARAIVFQQLAGRAAQAILGRVVVAAGGHLTADALSVTADEDLRAAGLSANKLAALRDLTAKVLDGTVDFSRFGRQSDDAIIDQLIGVRGIGHWTAEMFLMFELRRLDVWPVDDLGVRQGYGLAWGIDPPPTPKPLLALGEPFRPYRSVLARYCWEAVALHRGGTDPSLR, from the coding sequence ATGACGAGGATCGCGCTCGCGGCGGCGGTCGAGGAGGCGGCGGCGCGTGACCCGGTGCTGTCGAACCTGGTCTCGCTGGTCGGGGTGGTCAAGCACCGGCCACGCAACGCCGACGGACCCTTCGGAGCGTTGGCCCGTGCGATCGTGTTCCAGCAGCTCGCTGGTCGCGCGGCCCAAGCCATTCTCGGCCGTGTGGTCGTTGCCGCCGGCGGCCATCTCACCGCTGATGCGCTGAGCGTCACCGCTGATGAGGATCTGCGCGCAGCAGGGCTCTCGGCGAACAAGCTCGCGGCGTTGCGCGATCTGACAGCCAAGGTGCTCGACGGAACGGTCGACTTCTCCAGATTCGGGCGTCAATCCGACGACGCCATCATCGACCAGCTCATCGGTGTGCGCGGCATCGGCCATTGGACGGCAGAGATGTTCCTCATGTTCGAGCTCCGGAGACTGGATGTTTGGCCGGTCGACGACCTCGGTGTGCGGCAGGGATACGGGCTCGCATGGGGCATCGACCCGCCGCCGACACCGAAACCGCTGCTCGCCCTCGGCGAGCCGTTTCGCCCTTACCGCTCCGTACTCGCCCGCTACTGCTGGGAGGCCGTCGCGCTCCACCGCGGCGGAACCGACCCCAGCCTGCGATAG